The Streptomyces sp. DH-12 genome has a window encoding:
- a CDS encoding helix-turn-helix domain-containing protein — protein sequence MGDHKEQPLRVGAAVRRRRRALDLTLAVVAERSGLSVPFLSQIENERARPSQTSLEKLADALRTTAVELLAAADPACSVDVVRAEGAGPWTEPRVRSLVRGHHQMHASEFTGDHDAGRELQFRNDQLMYVAEGAVEIEAEGRAYRLGRGDTLYLTGGVRHRWRATVPETRLLVVAVAEHIEALRNTKPRR from the coding sequence ATGGGCGACCACAAGGAACAGCCCCTGCGGGTGGGCGCGGCCGTGCGGCGGCGACGCCGCGCGCTGGATCTCACCCTCGCCGTCGTGGCCGAGCGCAGCGGTCTGTCGGTCCCGTTCCTCAGCCAGATCGAGAACGAGCGCGCGCGTCCCAGCCAGACCTCCCTGGAGAAGCTCGCCGACGCGCTGCGCACGACCGCGGTGGAACTGCTCGCCGCCGCCGACCCGGCGTGCAGCGTGGACGTCGTCCGCGCGGAGGGCGCCGGGCCGTGGACCGAGCCACGGGTGCGGTCCCTGGTCCGCGGCCACCACCAGATGCACGCCTCCGAGTTCACCGGCGACCATGACGCCGGACGTGAACTGCAGTTCCGCAACGATCAGTTGATGTACGTCGCGGAGGGCGCCGTGGAGATCGAGGCGGAGGGGCGCGCCTACCGGCTCGGGCGCGGCGACACCCTGTACCTCACCGGCGGCGTCCGGCACCGCTGGCGGGCCACGGTGCCGGAGACCCGGCTGCTGGTGGTCGCCGTCGCCGAGCACATCGAGGCGCTGCGGAACACCAAGCCGCGCCGATGA
- a CDS encoding gamma-glutamyl-gamma-aminobutyrate hydrolase family protein: protein MPGRPLIGISTYAESGVRWGVWQLDAALLPAGCPRLVQRSGGLAAMLTPDAPEHAAAAVARLDGLVVAGGPDVEPVHYGAEPGPRTGPPARERDAWEPALIRAALERGVPLLGICRGMHLLNVALGGTLVQHIDGHAEAPGVFGRHPVKPVPGTRYADAVPEETAVPAHHHQAVDRLGTGLIPSAYAEDGTVEAVERFGGHWVMGVQWHPEMGEDERVVRALITAAV from the coding sequence GTGCCGGGCAGACCGCTGATCGGCATCAGTACGTACGCGGAGTCGGGCGTGCGGTGGGGTGTGTGGCAGCTGGACGCCGCGCTGCTGCCGGCCGGCTGTCCGCGGCTGGTGCAGCGGTCGGGCGGACTGGCGGCGATGCTCACGCCGGACGCGCCGGAGCACGCGGCGGCCGCCGTGGCCCGGCTGGACGGCCTGGTCGTCGCGGGCGGTCCGGACGTGGAGCCCGTCCACTACGGCGCCGAGCCCGGCCCGCGCACCGGGCCGCCCGCCCGGGAACGGGACGCCTGGGAGCCGGCGCTGATCCGGGCCGCCCTGGAGCGGGGCGTGCCGCTGCTCGGCATCTGCCGCGGCATGCACCTGCTGAACGTCGCCCTGGGCGGCACCCTCGTCCAGCACATCGACGGCCACGCGGAGGCGCCGGGCGTCTTCGGCCGCCACCCGGTCAAGCCGGTCCCGGGCACGCGGTACGCCGACGCCGTCCCCGAGGAGACGGCGGTCCCGGCCCACCACCACCAGGCGGTCGACCGCCTCGGCACCGGCCTGATCCCGTCCGCGTACGCGGAGGACGGCACGGTGGAGGCCGTCGAACGGTTCGGGGGGCACTGGGTGATGGGGGTGCAGTGGCATCCGGAGATGGGTGAGGACGAGCGCGTCGTCCGTGCGCTGATCACGGCGGCGGTCTGA
- the eat gene encoding ethanolamine permease encodes MSLPSASREPAGEPDDYLERRKLRRGSAGWLLLTGLGVAYVVSGDYSGWNFGLAEGGFGGLAIAVVLMGAMYTCMVFALAELSSILPTAGGGYGFARRALGPWGGFLTGTAILIEYVLAPAAISVFIGDYVESLGLFGLESGWPVYLVCFLVLTGIHLWGVGEALRFSFVVTGIAVAALVVFALAALPEFDASSLDDIPVDSSAFGASSWLPMGLLGIWAAFPFGMWFFLGVEGVPLAAEETREPARTLPRAIRWSMGVLVVLALMTFLTAAGARGSSAIQDAGNPLVEALQPDGEATVLSRIVNYAGLAGLIASFFSLVYAGSRQLFALSRAGYLPRFLSLTSSRRAPYLGLLVPGAIGFALAASTGDGARMLNIAVFGATISYALMSLSHIVLRRREPELPRPYRTPGGALTSSVALVLACAALVATFLVDVTAAFVALAVYVVALAYFGLYSRRRLVAKAPEEEFAALAAAEAELARD; translated from the coding sequence GTGAGCCTTCCGTCCGCATCCCGTGAACCCGCCGGTGAGCCCGACGACTACCTGGAGCGCCGGAAGCTGCGCCGGGGCAGCGCCGGCTGGCTGCTGCTGACCGGCCTCGGCGTCGCCTACGTGGTGTCCGGCGACTACTCCGGCTGGAACTTCGGCCTGGCCGAGGGCGGCTTCGGCGGCCTGGCGATCGCCGTGGTCCTGATGGGCGCCATGTACACCTGCATGGTGTTCGCGCTCGCCGAACTCTCGTCGATCCTGCCCACGGCGGGCGGCGGCTACGGCTTCGCCCGCCGGGCGCTCGGCCCGTGGGGCGGCTTCCTCACCGGCACCGCCATCCTCATCGAGTACGTCCTCGCGCCGGCCGCGATCTCCGTCTTCATCGGCGACTACGTCGAGTCGCTCGGCCTGTTCGGCCTGGAGTCGGGCTGGCCGGTGTACCTGGTCTGCTTCCTCGTCCTCACCGGCATCCACCTGTGGGGCGTGGGCGAGGCGCTGCGGTTCAGCTTCGTCGTCACCGGCATCGCGGTGGCCGCGCTGGTGGTGTTCGCGCTGGCGGCGCTGCCGGAGTTCGACGCGTCCTCGCTGGACGACATCCCGGTGGACTCCTCGGCGTTCGGCGCGAGTTCCTGGCTGCCGATGGGGCTGCTCGGGATCTGGGCGGCGTTCCCGTTCGGCATGTGGTTCTTCCTCGGCGTCGAGGGCGTGCCGCTGGCGGCCGAGGAGACCCGGGAGCCGGCCCGTACGCTGCCGCGCGCGATCCGCTGGTCGATGGGCGTCCTGGTGGTGCTGGCCCTGATGACCTTCCTCACGGCGGCCGGGGCGCGCGGCTCGTCCGCGATCCAGGACGCGGGCAACCCGCTGGTGGAGGCGCTCCAGCCGGACGGCGAGGCGACGGTGCTGAGCAGGATCGTGAACTACGCGGGACTCGCGGGTCTGATCGCGTCGTTCTTCTCCCTCGTCTACGCCGGTTCGCGGCAGTTGTTCGCGCTGTCCCGGGCGGGCTACCTGCCGCGGTTCCTGTCGCTGACCAGCAGCAGGCGCGCACCCTACCTCGGGCTGCTCGTGCCCGGGGCGATCGGGTTCGCGCTGGCCGCGAGCACGGGCGACGGGGCGCGGATGCTGAACATCGCCGTGTTCGGTGCGACGATCTCCTACGCGCTGATGTCGCTGTCGCACATCGTGCTGCGGCGCCGGGAGCCGGAGCTGCCGCGGCCGTACCGGACTCCGGGCGGGGCGCTGACCTCGTCGGTGGCGCTGGTGCTGGCCTGCGCTGCGCTGGTGGCGACGTTCCTGGTGGACGTGACGGCGGCGTTCGTCGCGCTGGCGGTGTACGTCGTGGCGCTGGCCTACTTCGGGCTGTACAGCCGCAGGCGCCTGGTGGCGAAGGCGCCGGAGGAGGAGTTCGCGGCGCTGGCGGCGGCCGAGGCGGAGCTGGCACGGGACTGA
- a CDS encoding betaine/proline/choline family ABC transporter ATP-binding protein (Members of the family are the ATP-binding subunit of ABC transporters for substrates such as betaine, L-proline or other amino acids, choline, carnitine, etc. The substrate specificity is best determined from the substrate-binding subunit, rather than this subunit, as it interacts with the permease subunit and not with substrate directly.), giving the protein MSSRLEAEHLFKVFGRRPDQAVERLRTNTADREGLRADGVTAAVIDASFSVEPGEIFVVMGLSGSGKSTLLRMLNGLLEPTAGHVRFDGQDLTALSDRELRDVRSRKISMVFQHFALFPHRSVRDNAAYGLEVQGVPRAERERRADEALALCGLAGWEDSWPDELSGGMQQRVGLARALATDADLLLMDESFSALDPLIRRDMQDQLIELQKKLKKTIVFITHDLNEAMRLGDRIAVMRDGRIVQIGTAQDILIRPANDYVASFTQDVDRSRVLTAQSVMDPEVRGDEADCDCETATPGTAFTDLCAISARVPHPVAVVDDGDLVGVVPRQRLLGFLGDEEADPGVCDSPRDKGGKVMARA; this is encoded by the coding sequence GTGTCATCAAGGCTTGAGGCCGAGCACCTGTTCAAGGTGTTCGGCAGACGACCGGACCAGGCAGTCGAACGACTGCGCACCAACACGGCGGACCGCGAGGGACTGCGGGCCGACGGCGTCACCGCCGCCGTCATCGACGCGTCCTTCTCCGTGGAGCCGGGCGAGATCTTCGTCGTCATGGGCCTCTCGGGCTCCGGCAAGTCCACCCTGCTGCGGATGCTGAACGGTCTGCTGGAACCGACCGCCGGACACGTCCGCTTCGACGGGCAGGACCTCACCGCCCTGTCCGACCGCGAGCTGCGGGACGTCAGGTCCCGGAAGATCAGCATGGTCTTCCAGCACTTCGCGCTCTTCCCGCACCGCAGCGTCCGTGACAACGCTGCCTACGGTCTTGAAGTGCAGGGCGTGCCCCGCGCCGAGCGCGAACGCCGCGCCGACGAGGCGCTCGCCCTGTGCGGCCTGGCCGGCTGGGAGGACTCGTGGCCCGACGAGCTGTCCGGCGGCATGCAGCAGCGCGTCGGCCTCGCCCGCGCGCTCGCCACCGACGCCGACCTGCTGCTGATGGACGAGTCCTTCAGCGCCCTCGACCCGCTGATCCGCCGCGACATGCAGGACCAGCTGATCGAACTGCAGAAGAAGCTGAAGAAGACCATCGTCTTCATCACCCATGACCTCAACGAGGCCATGCGCCTCGGTGACCGCATCGCCGTCATGCGGGACGGCCGCATCGTGCAGATCGGCACCGCGCAGGACATCCTGATCCGGCCGGCCAACGACTACGTGGCCTCCTTCACCCAGGACGTCGACCGCTCACGCGTGCTCACCGCCCAGTCCGTGATGGATCCCGAGGTGCGCGGCGACGAGGCCGACTGCGACTGCGAGACCGCCACGCCCGGGACGGCGTTCACCGACCTGTGCGCCATCAGCGCGCGCGTCCCGCACCCGGTGGCCGTGGTCGACGACGGCGACCTCGTCGGCGTCGTGCCCCGGCAGCGCCTGCTCGGCTTCCTCGGCGACGAGGAGGCGGACCCCGGGGTCTGCGACAGCCCCAGGGACAAGGGCGGGAAGGTGATGGCCCGTGCCTAG
- a CDS encoding siderophore-interacting protein, translating to MAERPARAPRTPHTGVVVRTERLTPHMQRVVLGGEGLAAVSADTCTDHYVKLLFPAPGAVYPEPFDLERIRAEFPRDQWPVTRTYTIRHWDAEHRELTLDFVIHGDEGLAGPWATNARPGDVVRFLGPGGAYAPDPAADWHLLAGDESALPAIARALESLPQGARAFAFLEIAGPEEEQKIDSDVEIRWLHRGDRRVGEALVEAVRGLDWPEGRVHAFVHGEAHFVKELRRLLRVERGIPREDLSVSGYWRQGHDEDGWQASKKEWNARIEAEQEGARASA from the coding sequence ATGGCAGAGCGACCGGCACGCGCGCCGCGCACCCCGCACACCGGCGTGGTCGTCCGCACGGAGCGGCTGACCCCGCACATGCAGCGCGTGGTGCTGGGCGGTGAGGGCCTCGCGGCCGTCTCGGCGGACACCTGCACCGACCATTACGTCAAGCTGCTGTTCCCGGCACCGGGCGCGGTCTACCCCGAGCCCTTCGACCTGGAGCGGATCCGCGCCGAGTTCCCGCGCGACCAGTGGCCGGTGACCCGGACGTACACGATCCGCCACTGGGACGCCGAGCACCGGGAGCTGACCCTCGACTTCGTGATCCACGGCGACGAGGGTCTGGCCGGTCCGTGGGCGACGAACGCGCGGCCCGGCGACGTCGTCCGGTTCCTCGGTCCCGGCGGCGCCTACGCCCCCGACCCCGCCGCCGACTGGCACCTGCTGGCCGGTGACGAGAGCGCGCTTCCGGCCATCGCCCGCGCCCTGGAGTCGCTGCCGCAGGGCGCCCGCGCGTTCGCGTTCCTCGAGATCGCGGGCCCGGAGGAGGAGCAGAAGATCGACTCCGACGTGGAGATCCGCTGGCTGCACCGCGGGGACCGCAGGGTCGGCGAGGCGCTGGTGGAGGCCGTGCGCGGGTTGGACTGGCCCGAGGGCCGGGTGCACGCCTTCGTCCACGGCGAGGCGCATTTTGTGAAGGAACTGCGCCGTCTGCTGCGGGTGGAGCGCGGCATCCCGCGCGAGGACCTGTCCGTCTCCGGCTACTGGCGCCAGGGCCACGACGAGGACGGCTGGCAGGCATCGAAGAAGGAGTGGAACGCCCGCATCGAGGCGGAACAGGAAGGCGCCCGGGCGTCGGCCTGA
- a CDS encoding 5'-3' exonuclease, translating into MRGVTGLMLLDTASLYFRAYFGVPESVKAPDGTPVNAVRGLLDFIDRLVRDHRPEHLVACMDADWRPQWRVDLIPSYKAHRVAEERASGPDAEEVPDTLSPQVPVIEEVLDALGIARVGVAGYEADDVIGTFTARADGPVDIVTGDRDLYQLVDDARGVRVLYPVKGVGTLHVTDEAALRGKYGVDGKGYADLALLRGDPSDGLPGVPGIGEKTAAKLLDQFTDLAGILAAVDDPRSKLTPAQRRRLDEARPYLAVAPKVVRVADDVPLPDVDTALPRAPRDPAAVESLAARWGLGGSVTRLLGTLAER; encoded by the coding sequence ATGCGGGGCGTGACCGGACTGATGCTTCTCGACACCGCCTCCCTCTACTTCCGCGCCTACTTCGGCGTCCCGGAGTCCGTCAAGGCGCCGGACGGCACGCCGGTGAACGCCGTGCGCGGGCTGCTGGACTTCATCGACCGCCTGGTCAGGGACCACCGGCCGGAGCACCTGGTGGCCTGTATGGACGCCGACTGGCGTCCGCAGTGGCGGGTGGACCTGATCCCGTCCTACAAGGCGCACCGGGTGGCCGAGGAGCGGGCGTCGGGGCCGGACGCGGAGGAGGTTCCGGACACGCTGTCGCCGCAGGTGCCGGTGATCGAGGAGGTGCTCGACGCGCTGGGCATCGCACGGGTGGGCGTCGCCGGGTACGAGGCGGACGACGTGATCGGCACCTTCACGGCGCGGGCGGACGGCCCGGTCGACATCGTCACCGGCGACCGCGACCTGTACCAGCTGGTGGACGACGCGCGCGGGGTGCGGGTGCTGTACCCCGTCAAGGGCGTCGGGACGCTGCACGTCACCGACGAGGCCGCGCTGCGCGGGAAGTATGGGGTGGACGGCAAGGGGTACGCGGATCTGGCGCTGCTGCGCGGCGACCCGAGCGACGGCCTGCCGGGCGTGCCCGGCATCGGGGAGAAGACGGCGGCCAAGCTGCTGGACCAGTTCACCGACCTGGCCGGGATCCTGGCGGCCGTGGACGACCCGCGGTCGAAGCTCACACCGGCGCAGCGCAGACGTCTGGACGAGGCGCGGCCGTACCTCGCGGTGGCGCCGAAGGTCGTCCGGGTCGCGGACGACGTCCCGCTCCCGGACGTCGACACGGCCCTGCCGCGCGCTCCGCGCGACCCGGCCGCCGTCGAGTCCCTGGCCGCGCGCTGGGGCCTGGGCGGGTCGGTCACCCGCCTGCTGGGAACCCTCGCGGAGCGGTAG
- a CDS encoding LysR substrate-binding domain-containing protein produces MSRTDDRGGERSAGAGSLAHRVPDLGALELLLAVARVGSLGRAARELGITQPAASSRIRSMERQLGVALVDRSPRGSRLTAAGALVTDWARRIVEAAEAFDAGAQALRDRRDSRLRVAASMTIAEYLLPGWLVALRAQRPDTAVSLLAGNSTAVAERLLAGEADLGFVEGLTVPAGLDSAVIAHDRLVVVTAPSHPWARRRRPLAAEELAATPLVLREEGSGTRQVLDAALGGLARPLIELSSTTAVKAAAVGGAGPAVLSELAVGEELGMRRLVRIPVQAVALARDLRAVWPTGHRPTGPARDLLSLTRG; encoded by the coding sequence ATGAGCAGAACGGACGATCGCGGCGGCGAACGGTCCGCGGGCGCCGGTTCGCTGGCGCACCGGGTGCCCGACCTCGGCGCGCTCGAGCTGCTGCTCGCCGTGGCGCGGGTGGGGAGTCTGGGCCGGGCGGCGCGCGAGCTGGGGATCACCCAGCCCGCCGCGAGCAGCCGGATCCGGTCGATGGAACGGCAGCTCGGCGTCGCCCTCGTCGACCGCTCGCCGCGCGGGTCCCGCCTCACCGCTGCGGGCGCCCTGGTCACCGACTGGGCCCGCCGGATCGTCGAGGCGGCGGAGGCGTTCGACGCGGGTGCGCAGGCGCTGCGGGACCGCAGGGACTCACGGCTGCGGGTCGCCGCGAGCATGACGATCGCCGAGTACCTGCTGCCCGGGTGGCTGGTCGCCCTGCGCGCGCAGCGGCCGGACACAGCGGTGTCGCTGCTCGCCGGCAACTCGACGGCGGTCGCGGAGCGGCTGCTGGCGGGGGAGGCGGACCTCGGGTTCGTGGAGGGGCTGACGGTGCCGGCCGGACTGGACTCCGCGGTGATCGCCCACGACCGGCTGGTCGTGGTCACGGCCCCCTCGCACCCCTGGGCCCGCCGCAGGCGCCCGCTCGCGGCGGAGGAACTGGCGGCCACCCCGCTGGTGCTGCGCGAGGAGGGCTCCGGTACCCGGCAGGTGCTGGACGCGGCGCTGGGCGGGCTGGCGCGCCCGCTGATCGAGCTGTCCTCGACGACGGCGGTGAAGGCGGCGGCGGTCGGCGGCGCGGGCCCCGCGGTGCTGAGCGAGCTGGCGGTGGGGGAGGAGCTGGGGATGCGGCGCCTGGTACGCATCCCGGTCCAGGCGGTCGCCCTGGCCCGCGACCTGCGCGCGGTCTGGCCGACGGGCCACCGTCCCACGGGCCCGGCCCGCGACCTCCTCTCCCTCACCCGCGGCTGA
- a CDS encoding ABC transporter permease/substrate binding protein has translation MPRIPLGDWVNSSVDWLLANLTWLFDFFKAVFTGAYDGVNAVLQAPEPLLLCGIFAVIAFWLRGTLAGVLTFAGFAFLDSMELWEDSMVTLALVIVATVIALAISVPVGIWAARSDRVSAFVRPVLDFMQTLPAMIYLIPAILFFGTGSAPGIVATLIFALAPGVRMTELGIRQVDKELVEAAEAFGTTPRNTLLRVQLPLALPTVMAGVNQVIMLGLSMAAIAGMVGTGGLGGAVIEAIGQLNIGLGAESGLAIVILAIYLDRMTSALGTQVSPLGRRAAAKARAAQGLRIWSYRPRPQVAVIGIVVLALVAGGMGLFGGTAGSGGTAADDENVGDGKKISIGYIPWDEGVASTYLWKEILERRGFEVEAEQLDAGPLYTALAQGDVDFQTDAWLPTTHAEYWKKYGDRLEDLGTWYEETTLELTVPAYMEDIDSLEDLKGRAAAFGGKITGIESSAGMMGLLKSKVLGDYGLDEEYEVVDSSTPAMLAELKRAYSKKEPVVVTLWSPHWAYSDYDLKKLEDPKGSWGEGDAVHLVSRKGFAAENPVVGQWLKDFSMSEEELTSLEAEINKAGKGRQQDAVRAWLKDNPGVVDKLAPVGSGAVGDTPAEAKRTLDVAWFPWEEDVAVTHLWKNVLERRGYRLNLKQMDVGPVYTGLASGDIDLNFDAWLPHSQKNFYEPNKDRLTDLGTWYEPVSLEISVPSYVKDVTSLADLKGKSDLFGGRIVGIEPGTGQMDILKNKVLPAYGLEDEYEVVDGSSPAMLAELKRAYAKKQPVAVTLWSPHWAYNDYELTKLADPKRAWGETNTIHTIASKEFPEQYPRLTEWIKGFHMSEDELGSLEAEIKNRGQGNEEEAVAAWLEEHPDMVERMTPQ, from the coding sequence GTGCCTAGGATTCCGCTCGGCGACTGGGTCAACAGCTCGGTCGACTGGCTGCTCGCCAACCTGACCTGGCTGTTCGACTTCTTCAAGGCCGTCTTCACCGGCGCCTACGACGGTGTCAACGCCGTCCTCCAGGCCCCCGAGCCGCTGCTCCTCTGCGGCATCTTCGCGGTCATCGCCTTCTGGCTGCGCGGCACCCTCGCCGGCGTCCTCACCTTCGCCGGTTTCGCCTTCCTCGACTCCATGGAGTTGTGGGAGGACTCGATGGTGACGCTGGCGCTGGTGATCGTCGCCACCGTGATCGCCCTGGCGATCTCGGTGCCGGTGGGCATCTGGGCGGCCCGCTCCGACCGGGTCAGCGCCTTCGTCCGGCCGGTCCTCGACTTCATGCAGACGCTCCCGGCGATGATCTACCTCATCCCGGCGATCCTGTTCTTCGGGACCGGCTCCGCCCCGGGCATCGTCGCCACCCTGATCTTCGCGCTCGCCCCCGGCGTCCGCATGACCGAGCTGGGCATCCGGCAGGTCGACAAGGAACTCGTCGAGGCGGCCGAGGCGTTCGGCACCACGCCCCGCAACACCCTGCTGCGCGTCCAGCTCCCGCTCGCGCTCCCCACGGTGATGGCGGGCGTCAACCAGGTGATCATGCTCGGTCTGTCCATGGCGGCGATCGCCGGCATGGTCGGCACCGGCGGACTCGGCGGCGCCGTCATCGAGGCCATCGGCCAGCTGAACATCGGCCTCGGCGCCGAGTCCGGCCTGGCCATCGTCATCCTCGCGATCTACCTGGACCGCATGACCAGCGCCCTGGGCACCCAGGTGTCCCCGCTGGGCCGCCGCGCGGCCGCCAAGGCGCGCGCCGCGCAGGGGCTGAGGATCTGGTCCTACCGGCCCCGGCCGCAGGTCGCCGTGATCGGCATCGTCGTCCTGGCCCTGGTGGCCGGCGGCATGGGCCTGTTCGGCGGCACCGCCGGGTCCGGCGGCACCGCGGCGGACGACGAGAACGTCGGCGACGGCAAGAAGATCAGCATCGGCTACATCCCGTGGGACGAGGGGGTGGCCTCCACGTACCTGTGGAAGGAGATCCTCGAACGGCGCGGCTTCGAGGTCGAGGCCGAGCAGCTGGACGCCGGGCCCCTCTACACCGCGCTGGCACAGGGCGACGTCGACTTCCAGACCGACGCCTGGCTGCCCACCACGCACGCGGAGTACTGGAAGAAGTACGGCGACCGGCTCGAGGACCTCGGCACCTGGTACGAGGAGACGACCCTGGAGCTGACCGTCCCCGCGTACATGGAGGACATCGACTCCCTGGAGGACCTGAAGGGCAGGGCCGCCGCCTTCGGCGGGAAGATCACCGGCATCGAGTCCAGCGCCGGCATGATGGGCCTGCTGAAGAGCAAGGTGCTCGGCGACTACGGCCTCGACGAGGAGTACGAGGTCGTCGACAGCTCCACCCCGGCGATGCTGGCCGAGCTCAAGCGCGCCTACAGCAAGAAGGAACCGGTCGTCGTCACGCTCTGGTCGCCGCACTGGGCGTACAGCGACTACGACCTGAAGAAGCTCGAGGACCCCAAGGGCTCCTGGGGCGAGGGCGACGCCGTGCACCTGGTGTCCCGCAAGGGATTCGCCGCCGAGAACCCGGTCGTCGGGCAGTGGCTGAAGGACTTCTCGATGAGCGAGGAGGAACTCACCAGCCTGGAGGCCGAGATCAACAAGGCCGGCAAGGGCCGCCAGCAGGACGCCGTGCGCGCCTGGCTGAAGGACAACCCGGGCGTCGTCGACAAGCTGGCCCCGGTGGGCTCCGGAGCGGTCGGCGACACCCCCGCCGAGGCGAAGCGCACCCTGGACGTGGCGTGGTTCCCGTGGGAGGAGGACGTCGCCGTCACCCACCTGTGGAAGAACGTCCTGGAGCGGCGCGGCTACCGGCTGAACCTCAAGCAGATGGACGTCGGCCCGGTCTACACCGGCCTCGCGTCCGGGGACATCGACCTCAACTTCGACGCGTGGCTGCCGCACTCGCAGAAGAACTTCTACGAGCCGAACAAGGACAGACTGACCGACCTCGGCACCTGGTACGAACCGGTCTCCCTGGAGATCTCCGTGCCCTCCTACGTCAAGGACGTCACGTCCCTGGCCGACCTGAAGGGCAAGTCCGACCTGTTCGGCGGGCGGATCGTCGGCATCGAGCCGGGCACCGGCCAGATGGACATCCTGAAGAACAAGGTGCTGCCCGCCTACGGCCTGGAGGACGAGTACGAGGTCGTCGACGGCTCCTCGCCGGCGATGCTGGCCGAGCTCAAGCGCGCCTACGCCAAGAAGCAGCCGGTCGCGGTCACGCTCTGGTCGCCGCACTGGGCGTACAACGACTACGAGCTGACCAAGCTCGCGGACCCGAAGCGCGCCTGGGGCGAGACCAACACCATCCACACCATCGCCAGCAAGGAGTTCCCCGAGCAGTACCCCCGGCTCACCGAGTGGATCAAGGGTTTCCACATGAGTGAGGACGAGCTCGGCTCCCTGGAGGCGGAGATCAAGAACCGCGGCCAGGGGAACGAGGAGGAGGCCGTCGCCGCCTGGCTCGAGGAGCACCCGGACATGGTGGAGCGGATGACGCCGCAGTAG
- a CDS encoding helical backbone metal receptor: MSPVRVVSLVPSLTEAVAVSAPGALVAATDWCTHPAGLDVVRVGGTKNPAVDRITALAPDLVIANEEENRPPDLDALRAAGLDVLVTRVRTLPQAFTELDGVLSACGVRSRPGWLDEAEAAWEAPPVSDGHRTAIVPVWRRPWMVLGRDTFAGDLLARLGVRTLYADHAERYPRVPLDDLRAARPDLVVLPDEPYRFTADDGPEAFPGLPCALLSGRHLTWYGPSLAEAPEVLGRALRAVCV; encoded by the coding sequence ATGAGTCCCGTACGGGTCGTCTCCCTCGTCCCGTCGCTGACGGAGGCCGTGGCCGTGTCCGCGCCGGGCGCGCTCGTCGCGGCCACCGACTGGTGCACCCACCCCGCCGGGCTCGACGTCGTCCGCGTCGGCGGCACCAAGAACCCGGCGGTGGACCGCATCACCGCCCTCGCCCCCGACCTCGTGATCGCCAACGAGGAGGAGAACCGGCCGCCCGACCTGGACGCCCTGCGCGCGGCGGGCCTCGACGTGCTGGTCACGCGCGTACGGACCCTGCCGCAGGCCTTCACCGAGCTGGACGGCGTCCTGTCCGCGTGCGGGGTGCGGAGCCGTCCCGGCTGGCTGGACGAGGCGGAGGCCGCGTGGGAGGCACCGCCGGTGTCCGACGGTCACCGCACGGCGATCGTGCCCGTCTGGCGCCGCCCGTGGATGGTCCTCGGCCGCGACACCTTCGCGGGCGACCTGCTGGCCCGCCTCGGCGTGCGCACGCTGTACGCGGACCATGCGGAGAGGTACCCGCGCGTCCCGCTCGACGACCTGCGGGCGGCCCGCCCGGACCTGGTCGTCCTCCCCGACGAGCCGTACCGCTTCACGGCGGACGACGGCCCGGAAGCCTTCCCCGGCCTCCCCTGCGCCCTCCTCAGCGGCCGCCACCTGACCTGGTACGGCCCGTCCCTGGCGGAGGCCCCGGAGGTGCTGGGCCGCGCGTTGCGGGCGGTGTGCGTCTGA